A region from the Metarhizium brunneum chromosome 7, complete sequence genome encodes:
- the dim-5 gene encoding Histone-lysine N-methyltransferase, H3 lysine-9 specific dim-5, with protein MAKIKATHIRGACPMQTKVFRGLIRAKSSKQDNKDEKENCHWCQLRSFPTHKTAPITVVNEIDSQTLPQNFRFINGVVLGTGVTAADLSFRSGCTCGQDEDCQYSGCLCLADLDQDEASDDADDDHSGLDSATRASLSPARKKAYAYHTHGHKAGLLRSKLHTSKLPLYECHQGCACSPDCPNRVVERGRTVPLQIFRTPDRGWGVRTQESIKKGQFVDRYLGEVITSAEADRRRDASVVYHRKDVYLFALDKFTDPQSLDARLKGPPLEVDGEFMSGPTRFINHSCDPNMRIFARVGDHADKHIHDLALFAIKDIQRAEELTFDYVDGASGDSEELEGKIEDMTKCLCGSSKCRRFLW; from the exons ATGGCAAAGAT AAAGGCAACCCACATCCGAGGGGCGTGCCCTATGCAAACAAAGGTTTTTCGGGGACTGATACGTGCCAAATCATCAAAACAGGACAACAAAGATGAGAAGGAAAACTGTCACTGGTGCCAGCTGCGGTCTTTCCCGACACACAAAACGGCCCCCATCACCGTAGTAAACGAAATAGACAGCCAAACTTTACCCCAAAATTTTCGCTTCATCAATGGCGTCGTACTTGGCACTGGCGTCACAGCAGCCGACCTTAGCTTCCGAAGCGGCTGCACCTGTGGTCAGGATGAAGATTGCCAATACTCGGGCTGTCTATGTCTCGCAGATctcgaccaagacgaagccAGTGACGATGCAGATGATGACCACAGTGGATTGGATTCGGCCACCAGAGCGTCCTTATCACCAGCACGGAAGAAGGCATATGCCTACCACACGCACGGACACAAGGCCGGCTTATTGCGATCAAAACTCCATACGTCCAAGCTGCCACTCTATGAATGTCACCAAGGCTGTGCCTGCTCCCCAGATTGCCCAAACCGAGTAGTTGAACGTGGTCGCACTGTGCCGCTTCAAATCTTTCGTACACCAGATCGTGGATGGG GTGTACGGACTCAAGAGTCAATTAAGAAGGGCCAATTTGTGGACCGTTACCTTGGCGAAGTCATCACGTCCGCCGAAGCTGATCGACGCCGAGATGCCTCTGTAGTTTATCACAGAAAAGATGTATATCTCTTTGCCTTGGACAAATTCACGGACCCTCAGTCGTTGGATGCCCGACTAAAGGGCCCTCCACTCGAGGTGGATGGGGAATTTATGTCGGGACCTACCCGATTCATTAACCACTCTTGCGATCCAAATATGCGAATTTTTGCTCGTGTTGGGGACCACGCAGATAAACATATACATGACTTGGCCCTCTTTGCTATAAAGGATATTCAAagggccgaggagctgaCATTTGATTACGTGGATGGAGCGAGTGGAGATTCTGAAGAGCTAGAAGGCAAGATAGAAGATATGACGAAGTGTCTGTGTGGTAGCTCTAAATGTAGGAGATTTTTGTGGTAG
- the LCB5 gene encoding Sphingoid long chain base kinase 5 encodes MENGNAPFIRDALYISMDEKKTLSLPASGNFLTVFEPISKSRLRSVCRSILTDSSGKRQVPLYNVVWIETANGNIFIDYAAQSSKTHVKLERWAFALAKDNESPGSSQPEEFAARVLERAYGDSQLRKRAYVLINPHAGPGGALRKWSNEVKPLFVAARMELDVVTLTRGGEATDLAEQVDIDKYDTIMACSGDGTPHEIFNGLARRPDAAHALAKIAVSHIPCGSGNAMSCNLYGSYRPSFAALAIIKGITTPLDLVSITQGSRRFLSFLSQSLGIVAESDLGTEHLRWMGGSRFEVGVLMRIFRRRCYPCDLAVKIEVGEKSDIKAHYKWHTNGAGAKQLPPDVVATGQVGSKGLPQLKYGTVQDQLPDDWELVQYDKIGNFYCGNMAYMAPDANFFSAAMASDGCMDLVTVNGDLSPITATKLLYSVESGKFFDNPHVQYKKISAYRIVPRNQKDGYISIDGERIPFEPFQAEIHQGLGRVISKRGAFEAAGPANWDKVTLADRMHA; translated from the exons ATGGAAAACGGAAATGCTCCCTTCATAAGGGACGCTTTGTATATAAGTatggacgagaagaagacttTGTCTCTACCTGCAAGCGGGAACTTCCTTACAGTTTTTG AGCCAATTTCTAAGAGCAGACTTCGATCGGTCTGCAGATCTATCCTGACAG ATTCCTCTGGCAAGCGACAGGTGCCACTTTATAACGTCGTATGGATAGAAACTGCCAATGGTAATATCTTCATTGACTATGCGGCACAGTCGTCAAAGACGCATGTCAAACTTGAGAGGTGGGCATTTGCGCTTGCGAAAGACAACGAATCTCCAGGTAGCTCGCAGCCAGAAGAATTTGCGGCCCGTGTTCTTGAACGGGCATATGGGGATTCTCAGCTTCGAAAAAGAGCATATGTACTCATTAATCCCCATGCCGGCCCAGGAGGCGCTCTGCGCAAATGGAGCAACGAGGTCAAGCCACTTTTCGTTGCTGCCCGCATGGAGCTGGACGTCGTCACATTGACACGGGGCGGAGAGGCCACAGATCTCGCTGAACAAGTCGATATTGACAAATACGATACCATTATGGCATGTTCTGGCGACGGCACTCCTCATGAAATCTTTAACGGCCTGGCAAGGCGTCCTGACGCTGCccatgccttggccaagattgccGTCAGCCATATTCCTTGTGGGTCAGGCAACGCCATGTCCTGCAACCTCTATGGTTCATACCGACCATCGTTTGCGGCGTTGGCAATCATTAAGGGCATCACTACCCCCCTCGATCTCGTCTCCATTACGCAAGGCAGTCGTCGCTTCCTGTCATTTCTCTCCCAGTCTCTGGGGATCGTTGCAGAGAGTGACCTTGGGACTGAACATCTTCGCTGGATGGGCGGTTCAAGATTTGAGGTTGGTGTTTTGATGAGAATATTTCGACGCCGATGCTACCCATGTGATTTAGCTGTCAAAATTGAAGTTGGTGAGAAAAGCGACATCAAGGCTCACTATAAGTGGCATACCAACGGTGCAGGGGCCAAACAGCTCCCTCCAGATGTTGTTGCTACAGGACAAGTCGGCAGTAAAGGTCTCCCGCAACTCAAATACGGCACCGTTCAAGACCAACTACCAGATGATTGGGAACTTGTGCAGTACGATAAAATTGGCAACTTTTACTGTGGAAAT ATGGCCTACATGGCACCGGACGCAAACTTCTTCTCTGCCGCAATGGCCAGCGACGGCTGCATGGACCTTGTTACAGTTAATGGGGATCTCTCTCCTATCACGGCCACTAAGCTCTTGTATTCAGTCGAGTCTGGAAAATTCTTCGACAACCCACACGTACAGTATAAAAAGATATCTGCGTACCGCATTGTACCCAGAAACCAAAAAGATGGTTATATTAGTATTGATGGCGAGAGAATCCCGTTTGAACCTTTCCAGGCCGAGATACATCAAGGCTTAGGAAGGGTCATTTCCAAGAGGGGGGCATTCGAGGCAGCCGGCCCGGCGAACTGGGATAAAGTGACGCTGGCGGATCGTATGCACGCGTAG
- the NAA16 gene encoding N-alpha-acetyltransferase 16, NatA auxiliary subunit has product MPQQLAPKEAAQFRQVIRSYEDKQYKRGLKTADLILKKNPKHGDTMAMKALILNSQSKTEEAFALAKEALTADMKSHICWHVYGLLYRSNKNFEEAIKAYKFALKLEPESAQIQRDLAILQIQMRDFQGYIHSRNSMLQARPQLRQNWTALAIANHLAGNLAEAENVLTTYEGTLKATPSRNDVEHSEAVMYKNSLISAQGDCGRALEHLNTACKHNLDRLAVMESKAEYLAKLGRSEEAATAYRALLDRNPDHAVYYEKLASALKISPNGSRARKALYDEYAEKFPRCDAAKRIPLDFLSGDEFNQAAEAYLTLMLNKGVPSTFANLKHLYSDSVKKNALASLAEKYLQSESTLSTSKDKGEAAALYFLAQHYNYHLSRDLTKAMSYIEKAIEKDPKSVDFHMTKARILKHSGEIQRATEMMDIARKLDLKDRYINSKAAKYQLRNNENDRALKTVGLFTRADTAGGPLADLLDMQCVWYLTEDGEAYARRGNIGLALKRFHAVANIFDVWQEDQFDFHSFSLRKGQIRAYVEMIQWEDHIRDHPFYSRAALDAINLYVEIADKASTNGVNGNGGENGDDALAKKKAAKKAKKELQRLEREAAEKQAKQDPNKGTQSGEAKKKDDDPLGLKLAATTDPLGEAMKFLSPLLQACPRSIDAQHAGFEVYIRRRKLLPALRCLHSALAIDPSNPRTKEQCSVFEYTFKSIANLPQKVSEALTTEVKAL; this is encoded by the exons ATGCCGCAGCAACTTGCGCCGAAGGAAGCGGCGCAGTTCCGACAAGTCATCCGCAGTTATGAAGACAAACAATACAAGCGTGGGCTTAAAACAGCAGATCTCATTTTGAAAAAGAACCCGAAGCATGGAGACACAATGGCCATGAAAGCCCTGATCCTTAACAGCCAGAGCAAAACCGAGGAAGCATTTGCTCTCGCCAAGGAAGCATTGACTGCGGATATGAAGTCACATATTTGTTGGCACGTCTACGGGCTACTCTATCGTTCGAATAAGAATTTCGAAGAAGCCATCAAGGCCTATAAGTTTGCTCTCAAGTTGGAACCAGAGTCGGCACAAATCCAGAGGGATCTGGCAATTCTCCAGATTCAAATGCGGGATTTCCAAGGGTATATTCACAGCCGCAACTCCATGCTCCAAGCTCGGCCGCAGCTCCGCCAGAACTGGACTGCTCTTGCCATAGCCAATCATCTCGCCGGCAATCTGGCCGAGGCGGAAAATGTCTTGACAACCTACGAAGGCACTCTCAAGGCTACGCCGTCACGTAACGATGTCGAACATTCAGAGGCAGTCATGTATAAAAACTCGTTGATTTCTGCGCAAGGAGACTGTGGGCGTGCCCTGGAACATTTGAATACTGCATGCAAGCACAATCTGGATCGGCTGGCCGTGATGGAAAGCAAGGCCGAATACTTGGCCAAACTGGGGCGGAGTGAAGAAGCCGCTACGGCTTACCGAGCGCTGCTCGATCGAAATCCGGATCATGCAGTGTACTACGAGAAGTTGGCATCTGCTTTGAAAATTTCCCCAAATGGTTCAAGGGCACGAAAAGCGCTGTATGATGAGTATGCGGAGAAGTTCCCCCGATGTGATGCGGCCAAACGAATTCCCCTAGACTTTCTCTCCG GTGACGAGTTCAACCAAGCAGCCGAGGCCTACCTCACGCTAATGTTGAACAAGGGCGTGCCCTCCACGTTCGCAAATTTGAAGCATCTGTACTCTGATTCGGTTAAAAAGAATGCTCTAGCTTCGCTTGCGGAAAAGTACCTCCAATCTGAGTCTACGCTATCAACTAGTAAGGACAAGGGAGAAGCCGCGGCACTCTACTTCTTAGCTCAGCACTATAACTACCATCTCAGCAGAGACTTGACCAAGGCTATGAGCTACATTGAAAAGGCCATTGAAAAGGATCCCAAGAGCGTTGATTTTCACATGACGAAAGCGAGAATCCTAAAGCACAGCGGTGAGATTCAGAGGGCTACGGAGATGATGGACATAGCGCGAAAGCTCGATCTCAAAGACCGTTATATCAACAGCAAGGCTGCAAAATATCAACTTCGAAACAATGAAAACGATCGAGCGCTCAAGACAGTCGGCTTGTTCACACGGGCAGACACTGCAGGGGGTCCATTAGCAGATCTTTTGGATATGCAGTGCGTCTGGTATCTGACAGAAGACGGTGAGGCTTATGCTAGACGAGGAAATATAGGCCTCGCTCTGAAACGCTTTCATGCCGTGGCTAACATCTTTGATGTTTGGCAAGAGGATCAATTTGATTTCCACAGCTTCTCCCTAAGAAAAGGCCAGATTCGAGCCTATGTTGAAATGATTCAATGGGAAGACCATATCCGTGACCACCCCTTCTATTCACGGGCTGCActcgatgccatcaactTATATGTGGAAATAGCAGACAAGGCGTCTACAAATGGGGTCAATGGAAATGGCGGTGAAAATGGAGACGATGCactggcgaagaagaaggcggcgaagaaggcgaagaaggaACTTCAGCGCTTGGAGAGAgaggcggccgagaagcagGCCAAGCAGGACCCAAACAAGGGCACTCAAAGTGGTGaagcgaagaagaaggatgaTGATCCGTTAGGTTTGAAGCTTGCTGCTACCACAGACCCTCTCGGCGAGGCGATGAAATTTCTCAGTCCACTACTCCAGGCTTGCCCAAGGAGTATCGACGCTCAGCATGCAGGTTTCGAGGTTTATATCCGCCGAC GAAAACTCCTCCCGGCGCTTCGATGTCTTCATTCTGCATTGGCAATTGACCCCTCGAATCCCAGGACAAAGGAACAGTGTTCTGTATTTGAATATACGTTCAAATCCATCGCCAATCTACCGCAAAAGGTGTCAGAAGCCTTGACTACGGAAGTCAAGGCTCTTTGA
- the kes1 gene encoding Protein kes1: MSSSGSTAAAQASSGSWSAFLKSIASFNGDLSSLTAPPFILSSQSLTEFSSYWATHPPIFTAPAAEADPARRAVLVLKWFLSTLKHQYASRSEQFGNEKKPLNPFLGELFLGTWTDEAGETTLISEQVSHHPPATAYCIRNDKTGVQLEGYNAQKATFKSTIIVKQIGHAVLTIPVGPRDKQEHEHYLITLPSLHIEGLIFGTPFVELDGSSYISSSNGYTAKIDYSGKGWLSGKKNSVIATLYPTGNEKEVLYNVTGQWTKEFEIYEGPAKKNSPATLFATYDAVGTAQTELNVSHIDDQYPLESRRAWARVAKAIQVGDMDTVSVEKGKIEQAQRDLRNKERSEERTWERRYFSSVAEDQVLKELGDAAGIPLNGEEDKTGGLWRFDAEKAAKASAEKLSNEQVQEIEKEVLGQ; the protein is encoded by the exons atgtcgtcttctgGATCCACGGCTGCGGCGCAAGCCAGTAGTGGAAGCTGGTCAGCCTTCCTGAAG TCAATCGCCTCCTTTAACGGGGATCTTTCGTCTCTCACTGCGCCGCCGTTCATCTTGTCGTCCCAATCTCTGACCGAATTCTCTTCATATTGGGCAACCCATCCGCCCATCTTCACCgctcctgctgctgaagCCGACCCCGCCAGGCGCGCTGTTCTCGTGTTGAAATGGTTTCTTTCAACACTTAAACATCAATATGCCAGTAGAAGCGAACAGTTTGGCAACGAAAAGAAGCCTTTGAACCCGTTTCTTGGCGAGCTGTTCCTAGGCACTTGGACTGACGAAGCTGGAGAGACCACGCTCATTTCGGAACAAGTCAGCCACCATCCTCCCGCGACTGCGTATTGCATCCGCAACGACAAGACTGGGGTTCAGCTGGAAGGATACAATGCCCAAAAGGCCACGTTTAAAAGCACCATCATTGTAAAGCAAATTGGTCACGCCGTGCTGACAATCCCGGTTGGACCTCGTGATAAACAAGAGCATGAACATTATCTAATCACACTTCCATCTCTTCATATCGAGGGTCTTATTTTTGGCACACCTTTTGTCGAGTTAGACGGGTCAAGCTACATTAGTAGCTCCAACGGTTATACTGCCAAGATCGATTACAGTGGCAAGGGCTGGCTGTCGGGTAAGAAGAATAGTGTTATCGCTACTCTTTATCCCACAGGCAACGAGAAAGAAGTATTATATAACGTTACAGGCCAATGGACCAAAGAATTTGAGATATATGAAGGTCCTGCCAAGAAGAACTCACCAGCCACATTGTTTGCTACATATGACGCCGTTGGGACCGCTCAGACTGAGCTTAACGTTTCCCATATAGATGATCAGTACCCTCTCGAATCTCGTCGGGCTTGGGCTAGAGTTGCGAAAGCTATTCAAGTCGGCGATATGGATACGGTGTCGGTtgaaaaaggaaaaattgAGCAAGCCCAGCGAGATCTGCGAAATAAGGAACGATCTGAGGAGCGGACTTGGGAGCGGCGTTATTTTTCGTCCGTAGCTGAGGACCAGGTTCTGAAAGAGCTAGGCGATGCTGCTGGGATTCCTTTGAATGGTGAAGAGGATAAGACAGGTGGCCTATGGAGATTCGATGCAGAGAAAGCCGCTAAGGCGTCTGCCGAAAAGCTCAGCAACGAGCAAGTACAGGAGATTGAAAAAGAAGTGCTTGGACAGTAG